AAGGGAGCGCTTCAGACAAGGCACAAGGGTGTCGGGGGGGGGTGGCAGCCCAGCAAAGGatgagggtaggggagagaggCAAGAGTGGCTTTGCTCCAGCGGCTCTCCCCCAGAGCGCTGgccccttcctgggctggggCGGGCCGTGAGGGTGGAGAGGGTCTCCTCTACTTCTTCCACTCGTTCTTGTCGTAATCCCACTTGGCGGAGAAGCCCTGAATGGGATTCATGCGCATGTCCAGCATCCTCTTGACCTGCTGAGCCTTCCACTCCTCCGTCAGGGTGTGCGGCTTTGGGGGGAACACTGGGGAcacggggaggggagagcttAGAGCACCAGTTTGCTCAGGACCCAGCCTGCCTGGTTCTCCACCCGACGTACCGGGGCCGTGGCCAGGTTATTCCACATCTCCCCTCCCACCGGGGCGTAAGGATCAGCCTGGCCGAAGCCCTAGGCCGCACTCGGCCAGGCTCCAGCCGCAGGTGGCTCCCATCGATTTCACAGGCGGCTTtgtgctcctccccccaccccctttccctccccgtTCACAGCCAGGCTGGGCCGGGGACCGTCGCTGGCTCCATGGCATTACGTGGGCACCAGGCCAGCCCAGCACCCGTCCCCTGCTCGCCCCTCTCCCGCCTCTGGCCCCTCCTCAGCAAGAAGCACAAGCTGGCCTGGCTCAGGCTTGTTTACTGCCCGGTGGTCCGAGGGCAGCGGGCGGCCAGAGGCCTCTCCTAGGAGTTGCTGGCTCAGGCCCCCTCTGCCGGCTGAATGGTGGCTTACATTGCAGGCTGCTTCCCCAGGGAAGGGTTTGAGGGAGAATATTTGCGGCGGTTTGTTTGGCCCTGGTGCCGTTTTAAAGAAGGTTCTTAGAAAACCTCCAGGCTCTTGCAGCCTGTGTGCACCGGGGGGTGagtgcagcaggggccagaggggGTTTTCAGGGGATCTGAGGACCAATGCCGCAGCTGGGTCTAGCTGTCAGTTCTCTAGAGGGCCTGGGCTGAGCAGGGTTAAGAGCAGACCCGCTCCAGGGCATGCCCAGCTGGATAGACGTCTCCTACCGCCGAGCTCTGCTTCGCCATCTCCAGCCCCTTTATGCCCAGTGCCAGAAGCCAGGGCCTCAGTCCCCAGCCAGTTCCATGCCCTGCTAGTActtgccccaccccagtgctGAGCACGTGGCCAGTTGCAGGTCCAGGCCTGGTTGGCAGCAGAGCCAGGTTTCGAACGACGTGTCTAACAAATCCcagctcaggctggggcaggaagttctGGGCAGCAGAACATGGGGACACCCCTAGAACAgaattattggggggggggtgggatttgAAGGGGGAGCCTCTACATAGGCAGTAGATTAAGTCACTGCAGCCTCCCAGCCGTGTCCCGTTTGCCTTCCCACAGGTTGTCCTACAAGCATATGGTCCATCCCCCCTTACCATAAACTCGCTGCCACCACACGATTAATCCAGTGAAGCCAAAGAATACGAACATGCCTCCTAGCACCGTCTTCCATTCGTTGGATGGCCTGTTCATCTGTGCGAAGGTCTGGTTGAACTTCAGGTGATAGACTAGAGAGACAGGCGCGAGGCTAAGGTGGCACAGAGAACCCCAGCCCGTCCCGCTAACCCACCCCGGGGGCTGCTTGAGGGATCGTGTTAGCGCAGCCATTCCAGCCCAGAGGTTGCCTCCAGATCCCGTCTGTAAAGGGAACTACAGACAGTTCTGGCAAAGGCTTTGTGGTGGCTGCTAACCTctgagccccctctgcccccttcatTCCATCTGCTGCTCCCACAGGCTATTCCTGGGGCCGAGCCCCCGTCCCTTGCACGTCCCATCCCGCCTTTCCTCCTGGGAGCTGTCTGTGGATTGTCAGGCCTGCTCCGGCAGAACTTGGACAGCAGTTAACAGGCGGGTTAGAGACACGGTTTAAGCTTTTAGACCATGAATCCAGATGGGAAGAGGGCTGAAATCGCAGGGGCTGTCCCAGGATAACGGCTCCTGCTGCTTGGCAAATGCAGAGATGTCTGCTTTCCAAGGCCGTCCGTCTGTGATGGCCCAACAATGGGGCAGCTCCTGCTTCCAGCAGGGTAAGCATGAAGCCCCGCGCACAGCAGTCTGTTTTGgggagctctcctgtcagcattgGGGCAGCTCCAATGGTGGAGCCAGGGCTTGGGGGTCTCTTCATCTCGCACAGTTCTGAGCAGGGTTAAGCACCATGGTGGAGAGGCCAGCAGGGCCCATCTACACTAGTGCTACTGCTGAGGGCAGCAAAGGTGAAACTGGCCCAGTGCTTGAAAAGAGGACGAGTTTTTGTATGGGAGACGCACCGTGGAGAGTCTATATGATGGTGTTAGAGAGAGACAAACCCGTCTGCACCTGGACCAGGGAAACGGTGGTAGAACCATGCTGGCAAGAGGGAGATGGAGTGGGCTGCAGTGGTTgggtcatggtctgggagcagaagagctgggctctgccacctACAGGCTATCTGACATCAGGTAAGTAATTTCACCCCTCCCTGCGGCTTCTTTGCAGTGGTGATGATGCTTCCCAGGGCCCATTCATTAGCATTTCTAAGGCACTGACATGCTTGAGAACACCAAGGCCAGGGTTAAGTTCTCCATGGTGTAGGGAACCGGCATAGGGGAGGGAAGACCCTGGAAGTTGCTCTGCCCGGCTGTAAACAGCTTTCTGTGTACATTTAAGAGCCATGCTGAGGAAGCAGCGTCTGGTCAGGACAGAGCCCAGTTCATGGTTACCGCTGTTACCCAGCCGACGTATCAGCCCTTTGTGGCTATGTGCATCCATCtatgtggtggattctctttcCACACTTCCAGCCCTTCAGCCACCCCTGGTTCCTATCTAACCGAGGAAGCCTGTGTATTTCACGCagatttggggtggggctggggtttaGTGTTTCCATGCTCTTGGTTGTAAGTTTTGTCCCGGTGTAAAAGGCCAGTTAAACAAGGGTTGCCAGCAGGTTGTCATGTGCACAGAGCTTCCTTGGGCTAGCTCAGATGCAGGCGGGTGCAATAGTTGCTCACTCCCCAGTGACCAGATGCATTGACCTGGAACAGATTTAACTGTTCGGCTACTGCCTGCTCAGGACAAAGCGCTATCGATAAACTGCCGGCTGGCTTTGTCTGGCTCCTCTTGTGATCAAGAATTCTGGGGTGACACAGCATCCTCCCTGGCAGACACTCCAGCTGGGGGAGCAGTGTATTTAAGGCATTACACCAGCTGGTTTACCTGGTATGTCAACTAATGGCTGAGCGGAGAATGCAAGTTACAAGGAGGTTGGTAGCGGAAGGGTAGGGAGCCACTC
This portion of the Chelonia mydas isolate rCheMyd1 chromosome 13, rCheMyd1.pri.v2, whole genome shotgun sequence genome encodes:
- the LOC102942616 gene encoding cytochrome c oxidase subunit 4 isoform 2, mitochondrial is translated as MLSLPALRVGTLARRGVLGTASIRAAHGHSGHVATQEDMSVPRYYDKRSSPLPDVPYCKELGAEQKALKEKEKGSWKQLSNEEKVALYHLKFNQTFAQMNRPSNEWKTVLGGMFVFFGFTGLIVWWQRVYVFPPKPHTLTEEWKAQQVKRMLDMRMNPIQGFSAKWDYDKNEWKK